The proteins below are encoded in one region of Bremerella sp. P1:
- a CDS encoding FecR domain-containing protein, producing MNQNDTELLHCFLANEVSAKAFDQLMERLRHEPELVQTLLALATNEELISEWASRPHMPIVELDLVETRNTGQAQRSPREPESTWRRTAVFLSSSAALVMIGLLIFWWLSLPATIAKVRHTSNVVGLDQSFDWQTVRQGETLSFETGIIELTTVNQVSLVLEGPIHCQFHSRNDIELDEGRLFADVPETGRGLTIITPDGEVIDWGTKFGVEVLPEQKTEVHVFQGRVTAELKNGDDAQKADLTAGRAVLLSKQEEQIKDVKLSNRFARESAVFLEEFTYRGNDLAGHAGWFDSGLSPQRIRSDPHKSIQYPGLVLSSKGMLVVKDGNQASWSPVGRRWHNRYFSMLIYPDDDFVKRLGDQTATLISFGSLDSAERSNVRLVVQKPNKFAKQTAEFGIEVNGQQAFYENPLFKGFHPCLVVMRLGEDEVDLWINPPSDSLGSRAPPPPSVTLPYSAETKWHALWINDIDNPGSTWYWIDSLRGGDNWANVTPRSQLEN from the coding sequence ATGAACCAGAACGATACAGAACTGCTGCATTGTTTTCTGGCCAACGAAGTGTCGGCCAAGGCTTTCGACCAGTTGATGGAGAGGCTGCGGCACGAGCCGGAGCTTGTTCAAACACTTCTTGCATTGGCAACTAATGAAGAGTTGATCAGCGAATGGGCCAGTCGCCCGCACATGCCGATTGTTGAACTCGACTTGGTAGAAACCAGAAACACCGGGCAGGCTCAACGGTCACCTCGAGAACCGGAGAGTACTTGGAGACGCACTGCCGTCTTCCTGTCTAGCTCAGCCGCGTTGGTCATGATCGGCCTACTCATTTTCTGGTGGCTTAGCCTGCCAGCGACCATTGCCAAAGTGCGCCACACATCGAATGTTGTGGGACTTGACCAGTCATTCGATTGGCAAACGGTCCGCCAAGGCGAAACGCTTTCATTTGAGACCGGAATCATCGAATTGACGACGGTCAATCAGGTTTCTCTCGTCCTAGAAGGACCAATCCATTGCCAGTTCCATTCTCGGAATGACATCGAGCTCGATGAGGGGCGACTGTTCGCGGATGTTCCTGAAACGGGACGCGGCCTGACCATTATCACACCGGATGGCGAAGTCATTGATTGGGGCACGAAATTTGGCGTGGAGGTTCTGCCAGAACAGAAGACAGAAGTTCATGTCTTTCAAGGCCGCGTTACGGCGGAATTAAAAAATGGAGATGATGCCCAAAAGGCCGATCTCACTGCCGGACGAGCCGTTCTTCTGAGTAAGCAAGAAGAGCAGATCAAGGATGTCAAACTGAGTAATCGATTCGCGAGAGAGTCCGCGGTTTTCCTCGAAGAGTTTACTTATCGTGGTAATGATCTGGCTGGTCACGCTGGTTGGTTTGACAGTGGACTATCTCCACAAAGAATACGTTCCGATCCCCATAAAAGTATTCAATACCCAGGGCTTGTTCTAAGCAGCAAGGGAATGCTGGTAGTCAAGGACGGCAATCAAGCATCTTGGTCGCCGGTCGGACGACGGTGGCATAACCGATACTTTTCGATGCTCATCTATCCTGATGACGATTTCGTGAAGCGGCTTGGCGACCAAACTGCCACACTCATTTCGTTCGGGTCACTTGATAGCGCCGAACGTAGCAACGTTCGCCTGGTGGTTCAAAAACCCAACAAGTTCGCAAAGCAAACAGCAGAATTTGGAATCGAAGTGAACGGCCAGCAGGCTTTCTACGAGAATCCCCTATTCAAGGGCTTTCATCCCTGCCTGGTTGTGATGCGTCTGGGTGAAGACGAAGTTGATCTATGGATCAATCCCCCCAGCGATTCACTCGGCTCCCGTGCCCCCCCTCCTCCATCGGTCACACTACCCTATTCCGCCGAAACAAAGTGGCACGCTCTTTGGATTAACGATATCGACAATCCCGGCAGCACGTGGTACTGGATCGATTCGCTTCGCGGTGGAGACAATTGGGCGAATGTGACCCCGCGGTCCCAGCTTGAAAACTGA
- a CDS encoding formylglycine-generating enzyme family protein encodes MSHRSSVLLGIVFVLTAASNVMADKPSDSGGSDARRVEFYTGEKAGDQWVNSHGMAFCWCPPGTYVVGSPTEEPGRYKDETQREVIIREGFWIGKYEVTKGQWTGSDIRNCLASEDQHPQDMATQLKGGGRALRALNEAESKAGVIPSDWEYALPTEEQWEYAARAGTNTRFYFGDDISELPKHANFGDRSYYDTLDVYSNSANRTLDDGFARLAPVGSFLPNPWGLHDVYGNLAEWCENAVTRGGSWVSSAENCRSAYRHQFGDRDSEPFIGFRFVIRKKQR; translated from the coding sequence GTGTCCCATCGATCGAGCGTCCTTCTGGGGATCGTATTCGTACTGACAGCCGCCTCGAATGTTATGGCCGATAAGCCAAGCGACTCAGGGGGCTCAGATGCGCGACGGGTTGAGTTTTACACCGGGGAGAAGGCCGGAGACCAATGGGTTAACAGCCATGGGATGGCCTTTTGTTGGTGTCCCCCGGGAACATACGTGGTCGGCAGTCCGACGGAAGAACCAGGTCGCTACAAGGACGAAACCCAGCGCGAAGTAATCATTCGTGAAGGGTTTTGGATCGGGAAGTACGAAGTGACCAAGGGACAATGGACAGGAAGTGACATTCGTAATTGCTTGGCTAGCGAAGACCAGCATCCGCAGGACATGGCCACTCAGTTGAAAGGGGGTGGGCGGGCCTTGAGAGCGCTTAATGAGGCGGAGTCCAAAGCCGGAGTCATTCCATCGGACTGGGAGTATGCCTTGCCGACGGAAGAGCAGTGGGAGTATGCCGCACGAGCCGGAACCAACACGCGATTCTATTTTGGAGATGACATCAGCGAGCTTCCCAAACACGCGAATTTTGGAGATCGCAGTTATTACGACACGCTCGACGTCTATTCCAACTCGGCGAATCGAACCCTTGACGATGGATTCGCACGATTGGCGCCAGTTGGTTCCTTTCTGCCGAACCCATGGGGTTTGCACGATGTCTACGGGAACTTGGCGGAGTGGTGCGAGAACGCAGTAACGCGAGGTGGTTCGTGGGTTAGTTCAGCCGAGAATTGCCGCAGTGCCTATCGCCATCAATTTGGTGACCGTGACAGCGAACCGTTCATTGGTTTCCGCTTCGTTATTCGAAAGAAGCAACGCTAG
- a CDS encoding sulfatase: MPKRYALKAVLFFVSTLLICTETVLAQEATPQKPNIVLLFIDDWGWSGTPVAMDDDMANSRMPVLRMPNVERLAKEGMKFTHAYASPQCSPSRVCVQTGQSSPRNGFTVYMNSRGSEYYDESKAYQHFPVVPCVSDEAIDPDAVTIPEALKKLGYVSAHIGKWHMRGDPGDEGYVLHDGDTNNNPGNTLPENAKQRLPEDLTDPKLMFSVTEKAIGFMEEQAKAGKPFYLQISHYAMHEGRECLPSTRKKYTDHASVQAYYKKFGKTEETVNRKQDPAVWLGMGEDLDGRIGAVLDRIRELGIEDNTYVIMVADNGYRHSFLPGLTQPLHAAKWWVWQGGIRVPMIVKGPSIKPNSVFHGNVVNYDFLPTFVDWAGGDPKTLKNIDGVSLASFMAGKAPDSGFLNRNLYFHYPHYRSSMPHSAVVSGQHKLLHFYERPEVPMLFDLSQDVGEVHNIAEKNSSEHKKLFKQMMAYFEEVGARIPKPNPKFDPTAYQQSNDYEKRVRWGPFDGDRPLEDDEKVER, from the coding sequence ATGCCCAAACGTTATGCCTTGAAGGCCGTTCTCTTTTTTGTCAGCACGTTGCTGATTTGCACGGAAACAGTATTAGCTCAGGAAGCAACACCACAAAAGCCGAATATTGTTCTCTTGTTCATCGACGACTGGGGTTGGAGCGGAACCCCGGTGGCAATGGACGATGACATGGCAAACTCGCGGATGCCAGTCCTGCGGATGCCAAATGTCGAACGGTTGGCCAAGGAGGGCATGAAGTTCACACATGCGTATGCGTCCCCCCAATGCTCGCCGTCACGGGTTTGCGTTCAAACAGGCCAGTCCTCCCCACGTAACGGCTTCACGGTCTACATGAACAGTCGAGGAAGCGAGTATTACGACGAGAGCAAGGCCTATCAACACTTCCCCGTCGTTCCTTGTGTATCGGATGAGGCAATTGACCCAGACGCGGTCACCATTCCTGAGGCCCTCAAGAAGCTGGGATACGTCAGCGCTCATATCGGCAAGTGGCACATGCGAGGAGACCCAGGCGACGAGGGATACGTGCTGCATGATGGTGACACGAACAACAATCCAGGCAACACGCTGCCCGAGAATGCGAAGCAACGACTACCCGAAGATCTGACCGATCCCAAATTGATGTTTAGCGTTACAGAGAAGGCGATCGGCTTCATGGAAGAACAAGCCAAAGCAGGGAAGCCTTTCTATCTTCAGATATCACACTACGCCATGCATGAAGGTCGTGAATGTTTGCCATCCACGAGAAAGAAGTACACAGACCACGCTTCGGTGCAGGCCTACTACAAAAAGTTTGGCAAGACGGAAGAAACCGTCAATCGAAAGCAAGATCCGGCAGTCTGGCTTGGCATGGGAGAGGACCTCGACGGCCGGATTGGTGCTGTTTTGGACCGGATTCGAGAGCTCGGTATCGAGGACAACACCTACGTCATCATGGTTGCCGACAATGGCTATCGTCACTCATTTCTTCCTGGTCTTACCCAACCACTGCATGCAGCTAAGTGGTGGGTCTGGCAAGGCGGTATCCGCGTTCCCATGATCGTAAAAGGACCAAGTATCAAACCGAACAGCGTCTTTCACGGGAATGTCGTGAATTACGACTTCCTACCAACATTTGTTGATTGGGCGGGGGGTGATCCGAAAACGCTTAAGAACATCGACGGAGTAAGCCTCGCGTCTTTCATGGCGGGCAAGGCACCGGATAGCGGATTCCTCAACCGCAATCTCTATTTTCACTATCCTCACTACCGATCGAGTATGCCCCATTCTGCGGTAGTATCTGGCCAACATAAGCTGTTGCACTTCTACGAGCGACCTGAAGTTCCGATGCTTTTCGATCTATCTCAGGATGTCGGGGAAGTTCACAATATCGCCGAGAAGAATTCATCAGAGCATAAGAAGCTATTCAAGCAAATGATGGCCTATTTCGAGGAGGTCGGTGCCCGGATTCCCAAGCCTAATCCCAAATTCGACCCTACGGCCTATCAACAATCGAATGACTACGAAAAGCGTGTGCGATGGGGGCCTTTTGACGGTGACCGTCCCCTTGAAGATGACGAGAAAGTCGAGCGCTAA
- a CDS encoding DUF1552 domain-containing protein, whose protein sequence is MFDRRTFFRGTSLGLAGLYLGPFLRQLEAASDKAKPARVLFFVQANGIYPGEIQPAGIERPKNPTTLEDRSLDDHQMAYSMEPSAPWTMKMTLVHGLSGRIARGSHGMGFAALGCWPCGKRDYDETVNAALARSLGGIYPHIGLGVHDSSASIAYNVTSAGRGKALPTLLNPVLAHQQYFAAGANGQARKAFDVDTNLLDFMSDDVKRMTARLDGSERDKLDRYLEAFEAMSGRQTKLAGMSDRISQAAPNIDPATGNLIDTKTGPTGIFDRLEAQFDIAAGTLIAGLTNVVTVTAGAGPDRVGLSCLASEVGKGEGRIGGHSIGHGSTQAGIPAAECHALIRRKCLEQLARFLSKLESIPEGDGTMLDNTLIVYMSDAADQHHPGCYEWPYVLIGDLGGRLNLGNRYLRYPWYGQTGHRTIASLYMSLLHAVGDRRESFGIDDLAIADLDQRGPLSELMI, encoded by the coding sequence ATGTTCGATCGTCGGACATTTTTTCGTGGGACCTCGCTCGGTTTGGCTGGCCTGTATTTAGGTCCCTTCCTGCGTCAGTTGGAAGCAGCCTCCGATAAGGCAAAACCGGCGCGAGTGTTGTTCTTTGTTCAAGCCAATGGAATCTATCCAGGTGAAATCCAGCCGGCAGGTATCGAACGTCCGAAGAATCCGACGACGTTAGAGGACCGCTCGCTCGACGATCACCAGATGGCGTACAGTATGGAGCCATCGGCTCCTTGGACTATGAAGATGACGCTGGTTCATGGTCTCTCTGGGAGGATTGCTCGTGGAAGCCATGGAATGGGTTTCGCCGCTCTTGGATGTTGGCCTTGCGGTAAAAGGGACTATGACGAAACCGTCAATGCCGCTCTTGCCAGAAGCTTGGGCGGTATCTATCCGCACATTGGTTTGGGTGTTCACGATTCTTCGGCATCGATTGCATACAATGTGACGTCCGCTGGACGCGGCAAGGCGCTGCCCACCTTGCTCAACCCTGTCCTTGCCCATCAACAATATTTTGCCGCAGGTGCCAATGGCCAGGCTCGCAAGGCATTCGATGTCGACACGAACCTATTAGACTTCATGTCGGATGATGTTAAACGCATGACGGCCCGCTTAGACGGTAGCGAAAGGGATAAGCTAGATCGCTACCTGGAAGCATTCGAGGCGATGAGCGGAAGGCAGACCAAACTTGCCGGCATGTCTGACAGAATTTCTCAGGCAGCACCCAATATTGATCCTGCTACTGGAAACTTGATCGACACGAAAACAGGCCCTACCGGAATTTTCGATCGACTTGAAGCCCAATTCGATATCGCCGCAGGGACGCTCATCGCTGGTCTGACGAATGTAGTGACCGTTACTGCCGGTGCAGGTCCGGATCGAGTCGGACTGAGTTGCCTGGCCAGTGAGGTTGGCAAAGGCGAAGGTCGCATTGGCGGCCATTCCATTGGACATGGGAGCACTCAAGCAGGGATACCAGCTGCCGAGTGCCATGCATTGATCCGCCGTAAGTGCCTGGAGCAATTGGCCCGCTTTCTGTCGAAGTTGGAGTCGATTCCTGAAGGGGACGGCACGATGCTAGACAATACTTTGATTGTGTACATGTCAGACGCCGCCGATCAGCACCATCCCGGCTGCTACGAATGGCCATATGTATTGATCGGAGATCTTGGCGGCAGATTAAATCTAGGAAATCGTTACCTCCGTTATCCCTGGTATGGACAAACCGGGCATCGGACGATTGCCAGTCTATACATGTCACTACTGCATGCCGTTGGGGATCGCCGCGAATCGTTCGGCATAGACGACCTTGCCATCGCGGATCTCGACCAACGTGGGCCCTTGTCGGAACTGATGATCTGA
- a CDS encoding DUF1592 domain-containing protein yields the protein MLKLYSTVKQALPVAILSLSITIATAAENRPADAANYDRDVQPILFKRCIACHGPERSDADLRLDKLDPNLATGSDAETWHDVLNKLNLGEMPPEDATPLSQSERNKVVGWLTNELKVASELKRSTGGKVVLRRLTRYEYNNTMRDLLGLELDYAGKLPPDPTSADGFKNNGSALGISPLQMELYLETARMGLGKAIVTGDKPPVYKHRVEKSEPDKRAKGSDLNEVGARNRFLARIMDFPREGEVVIRVRASTNAAADAPYPQMRVTMGVRADTQAAEKTLAEVDVTASRDAPQTFEFRGRIEDFPLPGHNPKFPGLQVSIYNTLANAADKGSKRNKKRSPSLAGAEDTPALIRIESVEFEGPFLTSWPPPSHRQIFQAADEDPSETEHARKVLRRFLTRAYRRPATASDVQPLLEYFSQIREGFPSFETTMREVLAMSLISPKFLYLVEPQSNSTGREQLSDYELASRMSYFLWSSMPDEELLNLAAAGTLDDQQVLAQQVERMLSDPKSRQFVQHFSDQWFDLSAIDRVAVNPEYYPDFDDHLKADMRMETQLFFATILDEDLSCMTLLDADFTLLNRRLAEHYGLSGPRGIAFEHVELSSADRRGGLLTQGSFLLANSNGENSHPIKRAVWVLDRLLDTPPAPPPPDVPELDPEEPNLAALPLKQQLEIHRQKEACNSCHRGIDPWGVALENYDAVGNWREKFASVTRGKKQKASLIDAVANLPDGTTVAGADELKQYLLKERRQQFAETIVKRMLSYSLGRSLEWTDREAVSSLTGGFTENEYRLRALITEIVQSEVFQMK from the coding sequence ATGTTGAAATTGTATTCGACCGTGAAGCAAGCTTTGCCAGTGGCGATCTTGTCGCTATCAATCACTATAGCGACGGCAGCGGAAAACCGTCCTGCGGATGCGGCCAATTACGATCGTGACGTGCAACCGATCTTATTCAAGCGGTGCATTGCCTGCCACGGCCCCGAAAGATCGGACGCTGACTTAAGACTAGACAAACTCGATCCGAACCTGGCTACCGGCTCCGACGCAGAAACCTGGCACGATGTTCTCAACAAATTGAATTTGGGAGAAATGCCCCCGGAAGACGCAACGCCCCTTTCCCAATCCGAACGTAATAAAGTCGTCGGATGGCTTACCAATGAACTCAAGGTCGCTTCTGAGCTAAAAAGGAGTACCGGAGGGAAAGTTGTTCTGCGTCGATTGACACGCTACGAATACAACAACACCATGCGTGATCTGTTGGGGTTAGAACTCGATTATGCAGGCAAGCTTCCCCCCGATCCCACGTCAGCCGATGGATTCAAGAACAATGGATCCGCACTGGGAATCTCTCCGTTACAAATGGAGCTATATCTCGAAACCGCTCGCATGGGTCTTGGCAAGGCGATTGTCACCGGCGACAAACCGCCGGTCTACAAACATCGCGTGGAAAAAAGTGAACCCGACAAACGTGCAAAAGGGAGCGATCTCAATGAAGTGGGTGCCCGCAATCGCTTCCTTGCTCGAATCATGGACTTTCCGCGTGAAGGTGAAGTGGTCATTCGTGTTCGGGCGAGCACAAATGCCGCCGCAGATGCTCCTTATCCGCAAATGCGAGTGACAATGGGCGTGCGGGCAGACACCCAGGCTGCCGAGAAGACGCTAGCGGAGGTCGACGTGACGGCTTCCCGGGACGCACCGCAAACGTTCGAGTTTCGCGGCCGGATCGAAGACTTTCCATTGCCAGGACATAACCCCAAATTCCCAGGGTTACAGGTAAGCATTTACAACACTCTGGCAAATGCCGCTGATAAAGGATCTAAGCGAAATAAGAAGCGAAGTCCATCGCTTGCCGGAGCTGAAGACACTCCTGCACTTATTCGGATCGAGTCCGTTGAATTTGAAGGACCATTTTTAACAAGTTGGCCACCGCCGAGCCACAGGCAAATCTTTCAAGCCGCTGATGAAGATCCGAGCGAGACAGAGCACGCTCGAAAAGTTCTGCGGCGTTTTCTGACTCGTGCCTACCGTCGTCCCGCCACAGCTTCGGACGTTCAGCCGCTTCTAGAATATTTCTCTCAGATCCGTGAAGGCTTTCCCAGCTTCGAAACGACAATGCGCGAAGTGTTGGCCATGTCGTTAATTTCGCCTAAGTTTCTCTATCTCGTCGAACCGCAATCTAACTCGACGGGCCGCGAGCAGTTATCGGATTATGAATTAGCGTCGCGCATGTCCTACTTCCTGTGGAGCTCCATGCCCGATGAAGAGTTGCTCAACCTGGCGGCCGCCGGCACGCTTGACGATCAGCAGGTTCTGGCCCAACAGGTCGAGCGGATGCTTTCTGACCCGAAGTCGCGGCAATTTGTGCAACATTTCTCGGACCAATGGTTTGACCTATCAGCTATCGATCGCGTCGCGGTGAATCCGGAGTACTATCCCGATTTCGACGATCATCTCAAAGCCGACATGCGGATGGAGACCCAATTGTTCTTCGCAACCATTTTGGACGAGGATCTCAGCTGCATGACGTTGTTGGACGCTGATTTTACCCTGCTTAACCGCAGACTGGCCGAGCACTACGGTCTATCAGGCCCACGCGGAATTGCGTTTGAGCATGTGGAGCTATCCTCTGCGGATCGTCGTGGCGGACTTTTGACCCAAGGTAGCTTTCTGTTGGCCAACTCCAATGGCGAGAATTCACATCCCATCAAGCGGGCGGTATGGGTGCTGGATCGACTCCTCGACACACCTCCTGCTCCTCCTCCGCCTGATGTGCCTGAACTCGATCCGGAAGAACCCAACCTGGCAGCGTTGCCATTGAAGCAGCAGTTGGAGATTCACCGTCAGAAAGAAGCGTGTAACAGTTGTCACCGCGGGATCGATCCCTGGGGTGTCGCACTCGAAAACTACGATGCCGTTGGCAATTGGCGCGAGAAATTCGCTTCGGTAACACGCGGAAAGAAACAGAAGGCGTCGCTCATCGATGCGGTTGCCAACTTGCCCGATGGAACAACCGTAGCGGGCGCAGATGAGTTGAAGCAGTACCTGCTGAAGGAAAGACGCCAACAATTCGCGGAGACAATCGTGAAACGCATGCTGAGTTACAGCCTCGGCCGTTCGCTGGAGTGGACGGATCGAGAAGCAGTCAGTTCGTTAACAGGAGGTTTCACGGAAAATGAATACCGTCTTCGAGCTTTGATCACTGAAATTGTGCAAAGCGAAGTCTTTCAAATGAAGTAG
- a CDS encoding sigma-70 family RNA polymerase sigma factor, which produces MQENPKPNHDIGARLMQHRRTLYSYVFACVRDEHTAEDIVQDVAQIAISSIDSLRDPERFSNWLFGIARRRVLMEFRNHKREQVMPPDVVELLAVASENTSLNTVSRRKQFLTECIEDLPDEMQAILRHRYDGSVQDISELAVRFDRTVQAVYGVLKRLRVKLATCVERKLAEAGP; this is translated from the coding sequence ATGCAAGAGAATCCGAAGCCAAACCACGATATCGGTGCTCGTCTGATGCAGCATCGGCGCACTTTGTACAGCTATGTGTTCGCATGTGTTCGCGATGAGCACACGGCGGAGGATATTGTTCAGGATGTTGCCCAAATAGCGATCAGCTCAATCGACTCGTTACGCGATCCCGAACGATTCTCGAATTGGTTGTTTGGAATTGCCCGACGTCGCGTGCTGATGGAGTTTCGCAATCACAAGCGGGAGCAGGTCATGCCACCTGACGTGGTCGAGCTATTGGCCGTCGCCTCGGAAAACACCTCTTTGAATACTGTGAGTCGACGCAAGCAGTTTCTCACAGAGTGTATCGAAGATCTTCCCGATGAAATGCAAGCGATACTAAGGCATCGCTATGACGGATCGGTGCAAGATATCAGCGAATTGGCTGTTAGATTCGACCGAACCGTTCAAGCAGTCTATGGCGTATTGAAGCGTTTGCGAGTCAAGCTGGCGACTTGTGTCGAGCGAAAACTGGCCGAGGCGGGCCCATGA
- a CDS encoding DUF1588 domain-containing protein — protein sequence MFSSSTSSVPPHMKRLGVSVVFPTSVLGKLGILAIVFLPFVSMANADEPDLAGFKAHVEPVLAKYCIDCHGVDLAEGSLSLESIDPNLLRGANLETWRQVEEQLQFGDMPPEDADQPSDAERSILLKWIRQEKLKTQRPGVVTDEKLLLPEFGNYVDHQFLFNQRLPRVYPVPPRIWRLRPEIYDRQMPRLAEKVSDLANGLNVADGSNFKDYASNYFLDEAATVPLLNNAKKIADRMVSPQSKDKALKALVSDETVPDEESVLIAIELAFRKMLSRPPTEEERLRFFAFYNKASEIGGYQLAARSLLTAILLQPEVLYRQELGNGMPDTYGRVRLTQIETAYALSYALTNERLKEFLEAAEQGTLASNEDVADVVRERLRDQSLLQDKNARVMEFFREYFNYPFANEVFKDHPDGGTHVPNQLIADLETDIRDILRNDKDVLKRLLTSRKYYVNAIYKQNKDRQVVLQLGVERKQNYPTAFGLPLDWKWSLERQPISFRSDERSGVLTHPAWLAAWSGNFDNHPVQRGKWVRTHLLGGTVPDVPIGVDARVPEKEHTSFRNRLTMATSAAECWRCHRKMDPLGLPFERYDHYGRFQRLDAGQPVDASGEITRTGILELDGKKVAGPTEMMDLLANSDHVEQVFVRHVFRFFMGRNETLGDANTLQDAHKIYRDSGGSFRALVVSLLSSDSFLLRQIPHHSED from the coding sequence ATGTTTTCCTCCTCCACCTCCTCTGTTCCGCCCCACATGAAACGGCTTGGTGTAAGCGTGGTCTTCCCGACATCAGTCCTCGGTAAACTCGGCATTCTAGCTATCGTGTTTTTGCCGTTTGTCTCGATGGCAAACGCAGATGAGCCCGATTTGGCGGGCTTCAAGGCGCACGTAGAACCTGTTTTGGCAAAGTATTGCATCGACTGTCATGGAGTTGACTTGGCGGAAGGGAGTTTATCGCTCGAATCGATCGATCCGAATCTTCTGCGGGGAGCTAACCTCGAGACGTGGCGGCAAGTTGAAGAGCAGTTGCAGTTTGGCGACATGCCTCCTGAGGATGCCGATCAACCTAGCGACGCAGAACGAAGCATCCTGCTGAAATGGATCCGACAAGAGAAGTTGAAGACCCAGCGTCCTGGTGTCGTCACGGACGAAAAACTTCTGCTTCCTGAGTTCGGGAATTACGTCGATCATCAGTTTCTTTTCAACCAGAGGCTTCCGCGCGTTTACCCTGTGCCCCCTCGGATATGGCGACTACGACCGGAGATCTACGATCGACAAATGCCTCGGCTGGCCGAGAAAGTCAGCGATCTGGCCAACGGATTAAACGTAGCGGACGGATCGAACTTTAAGGATTACGCGTCGAACTATTTTCTGGACGAAGCGGCAACCGTTCCGCTGTTGAACAATGCGAAGAAAATCGCGGATCGAATGGTTTCTCCCCAATCGAAAGACAAGGCGCTCAAGGCTCTTGTGAGCGATGAAACGGTACCGGACGAAGAGAGTGTTTTGATTGCGATCGAACTTGCGTTTCGCAAAATGCTTTCTCGGCCACCAACCGAAGAAGAACGGCTGAGGTTTTTCGCTTTTTATAACAAGGCGTCGGAAATCGGCGGTTACCAGCTAGCTGCCAGATCGTTGTTAACCGCCATCCTGCTTCAGCCGGAGGTGCTCTATCGGCAAGAATTGGGCAATGGTATGCCAGATACTTACGGTCGTGTTCGACTCACTCAGATCGAGACGGCCTACGCCCTGTCGTATGCACTAACCAATGAACGTCTCAAGGAATTCCTTGAAGCCGCTGAACAGGGGACGCTTGCCAGTAACGAAGATGTCGCCGATGTCGTGCGAGAACGTTTGCGCGATCAGTCACTCTTGCAGGACAAGAACGCGCGAGTGATGGAATTCTTTCGAGAATACTTTAACTATCCATTCGCCAATGAAGTCTTTAAAGATCATCCCGACGGAGGAACTCATGTCCCCAATCAACTAATCGCGGACCTGGAAACAGATATTCGTGACATCCTTCGCAACGACAAGGACGTTCTGAAACGACTTCTCACTTCCAGGAAGTACTACGTGAACGCAATCTATAAGCAGAACAAGGATCGCCAAGTTGTGCTGCAGTTGGGTGTCGAGCGTAAACAGAACTATCCGACGGCCTTCGGTCTGCCTCTGGATTGGAAATGGTCGCTTGAACGACAGCCAATCTCTTTTCGTTCCGACGAAAGATCAGGCGTTCTGACGCATCCAGCGTGGCTTGCGGCCTGGAGTGGCAATTTTGACAATCATCCAGTCCAGCGTGGCAAATGGGTACGAACGCATCTCCTGGGAGGAACGGTTCCGGACGTGCCGATTGGCGTTGATGCGCGCGTGCCAGAGAAAGAACATACTTCGTTCCGCAATCGATTGACAATGGCGACCAGTGCGGCTGAGTGCTGGCGTTGCCATCGGAAGATGGACCCGCTTGGGTTGCCGTTCGAACGGTACGATCACTACGGACGTTTTCAGCGACTCGACGCCGGGCAACCAGTCGATGCAAGCGGAGAGATTACGCGTACCGGTATTCTCGAGCTAGATGGAAAGAAGGTCGCTGGTCCCACGGAGATGATGGACCTACTAGCTAATTCCGACCACGTCGAGCAGGTGTTTGTTCGTCATGTGTTTCGCTTCTTCATGGGACGCAATGAAACGCTTGGGGATGCGAATACGCTCCAAGACGCACACAAAATATATCGCGACAGTGGTGGGAGTTTCCGTGCCCTGGTCGTATCGCTACTTAGTTCCGATTCGTTTCTGTTGCGGCAGATACCTCATCACTCGGAGGATTAG
- a CDS encoding DUF2721 domain-containing protein, with product MSRICLFSILLLLSVSVIVEAAPNEIIEQQAVKKTPSRSSMFASEVWLTPLVLLPGVALLIVSTSARFGQIHTEVHRLLDRPDAHAKILARNLLKRSALFRDALIALYASVGLFALGSLLGGVVNLWRPESLWVVGGATMVGIGCVVFAAMQLIREAWICLQVVVDQTERLETE from the coding sequence ATGTCTCGAATCTGTTTGTTTTCGATCTTGCTGCTCTTGAGTGTCTCTGTCATCGTCGAAGCCGCCCCAAATGAGATCATCGAGCAACAAGCGGTTAAGAAAACTCCGTCGCGATCATCGATGTTTGCGTCTGAGGTCTGGCTAACGCCGTTGGTGTTGTTGCCGGGCGTGGCATTGCTGATCGTTTCGACATCTGCTCGCTTCGGACAAATCCATACCGAGGTTCACCGACTACTGGATCGCCCTGATGCCCATGCCAAGATCCTGGCCCGGAACCTCCTGAAACGATCGGCATTGTTTCGAGACGCCTTGATTGCCCTCTATGCCAGTGTCGGATTGTTTGCTTTGGGTAGCCTGCTAGGTGGTGTGGTCAATCTTTGGCGACCGGAATCTCTATGGGTGGTCGGAGGGGCCACGATGGTTGGTATTGGCTGCGTCGTGTTTGCGGCCATGCAACTCATCCGAGAAGCTTGGATTTGCTTACAAGTCGTCGTAGATCAAACCGAGCGACTGGAAACCGAGTAG